The sequence below is a genomic window from Sorangiineae bacterium MSr12523.
GTCGTAGCCCCCGTTCGGATTGACCATCGCGGGGGTCGACCATGTCCAGGCAGTTTCGTTGATGAGGCGTGCATGGCGTACGACCCTGTCATCGGCGAGATACACGAGCTCGAGGACCACGCCCGGCGTGACGCCGCGTGCGATCGCGACGCCACGATTGGTGTTGGCTTGCCGAGCGAGTTCCATCGCGGGCGAGGAACCGCCGGTTCTGGGCATCGAGCTTCCCGGGATGGATAAACGGGTGAATGAACGGCTTGATTAAACTGATTTGATGTATGGCGTGGTCGTGGTTAGTTCGATGAAGCCGAGGCGCTCGAGGATAGGTCGGCTGTCGGGCATGGCGTCGACGTGGAGATAGCGAATGCTGCGGTCCACGGCGAGACGGGCGCGGTGGGCGACGAGGGCGCGGTAGATGCCGCGGCCGCGGTGGGATTCGAGGGTGCCGCCGCCCCAGAGGCTGGCGAATTCGGTGCCGCGGTGGAATTCGATGCGGGCGGAACACACGGGGCGGTCGCCGTCGAGAACGAGCAACGGGACCATCGAGTCGGGGGAGTCGGTGAGTTGGGCAAGGAGGCTTTCGCCGAAGTCGGGGCGGCTTTCGCCGAAGACTTGGTCATGCAGAGCGACCATGCGCGCGATGCCCGCGGCGTCGGTGATGGTTTCGATGCGGATGCTTTCGGGCAAAATGACGTCGATGGCGATGTCTGCGGCGTTTGCGACCATGACGGATTCGGGCTCGCCGGCTTCGAATCCGGCGGCGACGAGGCGTTCGGGAAGGTTCGAAGGGCCATCGTGGCGATGGTATTTCCACTCGAACGAGCGGCCCAATCGGGAAAAATAGGCGACTTGCGCGGCAATGGCATCGTCGGCCGTGGCCGCATCGAGTTCGGACCAGATGACGGAGCATTCACCGTCGGAGTCGGGATTGACGTGGCGGAGAATGGTCGCGTCCCATTCGGCACGGGTGCCGGGGGTACTCGGTTGGGCGTTGCGGCGGATCTGTTCGTCGAACACGGCGAGCGATGGCGGGGGGCTTTTCTTCATGCGGGTCCTGGGTCGAGAGTCGCAATATACACGGCTGCGCCCGACGCCAAACTACGCACTACCTTCCATCCCAATTTGCCAGGATGCGCAGCTTCTCAACCTGTAGGAGCCCCGCAACCTCCGCTCCAAACGTTGCCCGACCTCTTGGCAACGCCAATGGCTTTTCCAGCAAAAAGCAATTTGGTGATGCGTGCGTCTGCCCCGATGTTTCTGGACCGGCGGATGGACGCTGCGCTGGAACCGACGCGCCCTGTGGCTCTGGACTGGCATGCGTCTCCTCAGGTCGTGCAGACAAGGGCAATGCACGGAGGTCGGCGTCGTCGGATTCTTCTGCAAAAAGTAGCCTACCTGTCGTTTTGTCGCACAAGACGTCGCTGCTGGGCATATCCGACTATCGAGCGGAAGGTGAGATGAAGACGCCCGCGTGAGATGGCATTTTCGGTCCTGATCGGGCGAGTCGTCTTACCATCGCTGCCATGAAGGTATTGCGAAACAGCGCGCCGGCCGCGTTTTCGGCGGTCTCCATTTCCCTCGGAACCCTTTTCTTCGCCTGTTCGGATTCGTCCGATTCGCCGATAGGCAATCCTCCAGGCGGAAGTGCGCACGATGCGGCGCCGGATGCCCCTTCCACCGCGGAGGGAGGCGCCGCGATTGACGCTGCGGGTGATGCGGCCGACGCCGCACCGCTCGAGCACTACGAACGACTCGTCAACACGTTCATCGGCACCAAGGACGATGGCAATACCTTCCCCGGAGCGGCGGCGCCCTTCGGAATGACGCAGGTGAGCCCCATTGGGGCGCATTACGCAGGTTACCTCTACAACAATTCCATCATCAAAGGCTTTGGGCACTTCTTCATATCGGGCGCGGGGTGCTGGGAGCAGGGCGGACAGATATCCGTGCTCCCCACGGTGGGAACCCTCGGCCCCACAGGAAGTGATTTCGACGTCTCGTCTCCGGCCACCTTCGATCACACCAAATATGGTGCTGACTACACCCATGATGGCGAGGTAGGGCAGGCCGGGTACTTCAAGGTTCGTTTGACCAAATACGGCGGTATCGATGCGGAGAATACCGCTCTCACCCGCGCCACGTCGGAGCGCTATACCTTTGGTAGCGCTGCGCAAGGCAATGTGTTCGTCAACGTGGGGCAGGCGAACGACAAGCACGACGTGAAGGCGAGCAGCATCACCGTCGTGGACGATCACACGCTCGAAGGCTACGTCGATACCCAGAGCTTTTGCGGCGGCACACGTTACAAGACGTATTTTCAGATCAAGGCCGATCGACCATTCAAGGCTCAGGGCACGTGGAGCCCGGCCGGCGGCGACGCCCATTCGAAGCACAGCGAAGGCGGCGAAGGGCTTCGCGGGGCCTGGATCACCTTCGATACGGCGAGCGAGAAATCGGTGACGTTGACGACGGCCATTTCCCACGTCGACCTCGATGGCGCGCGCAAGAACCTGAATGCCGAAGGAATGCGAGACGGCAAGCTCAAGACCTTCGATGCCGTGCGGCAGGAGAGCCAGGCGGCGTGGCAGAGAGAGCTCGCCCGCGTGAAGGTCGACGGAGGCAGTAGCGACCAAAGGACCGTATTTTACACGGCCCTCTACCATGCTTTTCTCCAGCCCCTCACGGGCAACGACGTGGACGGGCGATACGTGGGATTCGACAAGGCCATCCACCAAGCGAGCGGCTTTACCTATTACGAGTTCTTCTCGCTATGGGACACGTACCGCGCGCAAAACCAGTTTCTCGCGCTGGTGTTGCCCTCGCGGGCGCGTGACATTGCCAAGTCCATCCTTGCCATCCACGATCAGGGCGGCTGGCTTCCGCGTTGGGCATATGCCAATTTCGAGACCAACTGCATGACCGGCGATCCGGTCACCTCGTTCATGGCCGATCTCTGGAGTTATGGGCTCCTGCAAGGCGAGGAGGAGCATGCGTACCAAGCCATGCTCCAAAATGCGGAGCAGCTTCCGCCGGCCGATTCACGCTCGCAAGGGCGGGCGGGCAATACGACGTACATCCCCAAGGGATTCGCGTTTTACGACAAGAATTTCGTCAAGAAGGGGCAGGACGCGGATCCCCAGCACGGCGGTTCGGCGACACTGGAGTACGCGGTCTCGGATTGTGCACTCTCGGCCATGGCCAAGGCGTTGAACCATACCGACGATGCGGCGAGGCTCCAGAAACGCGGACAGAATTGGACGGCGGTGTGGGACGATACCGTGGAAGACAAAGACCACGGGGGCCCGTACAAAGGTTTCCCGCGCCCGCGCACGCAGGATGGCAACTTTTACACGCCGCCCGACAAGCCGTACACGCCCACGTCCGAGGACGGCTTCCACGAAGGAACGGCGTGGCAATACCAATGGCTCGTTCCCCAGGATGCCGCTGGTCTCGCCGAAAAAATGGGCGGGCGAGAGCAGGCGACGAAACGGCTCGATACGTTCTTCGCCTATGACGATCTGCTCGTCGATCCACGCAAGACGGCGCACGAGAAATGGGTCGTGGGGCCGTATGCGTATTATAACCAATTCCGATACAATCCGAACAACGAGCCGGACCTGCACAGCGCATTCATGTACGCGGTGCTCGGGCAACCCTACAAGACAGCGGTGGTGCTCGACGCCGCGCAAACACTGTTCACCAATGCGCCCAATGGCGTCACCGGCAACGACGACCTGGGCACCATGTCGGCGTGGTACCTGTTCGACGTGATGGGCCTTTATCCTTTCATGCCGGGCTCGGGGAATTTCCTTCTGCATCCGCCCCGCTTCGCGCGGGTGGACGTCCAATTGGAAAACGGCCAGCACATCGTGCTGAACGCACCGGGGGCGGGGTTCGACAAAGTGCGCTTCGTCGACCAGGTTCGCGTGGGCGGGGAGGTGCTCGACAAGGTCTACGTGCCCGTCGCGAAGCTCCAATCCGGCCAAGTCGTGGACTACACGCTGACCGATCAAATCCGTGCGGATGGCTGGGGGACCGCTTCGGAGGCGGCGCCGCCATCCTTGTGCCCGGTCACGCATTAAGGGGAATGCGGGGCGCCAAACCAGCGCGCGAGGGCCGACTCCAGGCCCGCCGTGTCCGCACCATCGCCCGTCCACGCGATGCAGCCGTCGGGGCGCACGAGCAGCGAGCTCGCTGGGCTGACGGCGGTGACGCGCACGACGCGGACACGTGCGGACCACGGCGCGGCGAGTGCGCTGGCTGCGCCGCCGGTGCCGTCGACGAGCAGACCCGTGCCCTCGTGCATCAGCGAGTACAAACCTGCCTCGCCGTCGGGCAACGATAGCGCGAGGTTTGCGACCAGCCTTCCCACCCGCGGATCGTCACTGCCCAGATCGTAGCGCGTGGGAAGGCCGCTCAGCATGTCGCCGAAGAAGCGGTTTCCCTCGTCGAGTGCCATGATGTCGGACACGATCTTGCGCAGGGCCGTGGTGAAGACGTCCGGCCGCATCAGCGCGATTTGGGCGCGCGTGTTCTCGAGGACGGCGGCTGCCACGCCGTGGCGCTCCGCAGTGTAGGTGTCGAGCAGCGCGGCCGGCGCCCACCCGCGCACGGTGGCCGCGAGTTTCCACCCGAGGTTCACCGCATCGAGCAGACCGAGGTTGAGTCCCTGCCCTCCGAAGGGCGAGTGCACGTGCGCAGCATCACCGGCGAGCAGCACGCGCCCGCGACGGTACTCCGTGGCCTGCCGCGCGTTGTCGGTAAAGCGCGTGGCGGTTTGCATTGCGGTGATGCGAACATCGGCCCCGGACACGCGCCGCAGGGCGCCTTCCACCTCTTCGCGCGTGATGGGCGCATCGCGATCCGGTGGCGGCCCATCGAATTGAACCACGAAAATGCGGCCAGGCACCGGGCCAAAGGCGAACATTCCCACCGGCGTGCGCCGCCAGCCGAGCGGCAAAAGGCGCTCCGGATGATCCAATTCCACGATGGCCTGGTGTCCCGTGATGGTCGGATCGGTGCCAGGAAACTCGAAGCCCGCGCGTTTGCGCACGATGCTGCGGCCGCCGTCGCACCCCACGAGGTACGCGCAGCGCAGCGTTCGCGTGCCCTGCGGCGTGCGCACGTCGAGCGTGACGCCGTGACCATCGTCGCGGAAGTCGATGACCTCTTGCTCACGGCGCACGTCGATGCCCATCACCCGCACGCGTTCGCCCAAGATGCGCTCGAGCGCCTGCTGCCGCACGCCGCGAAAGCGTCGGTGTGGCTCGCGCTGCCTCGTCTGGTCGATGAGAAAGAGGCCGGCGAAGTGCCCGCCAATCTTGCCGAGCCTCTTCGCGAGCTCCTCGCCCTCCGGTCCTGCGCTCTTGGCCATCGCGCGAACTGTGTCGAGCATCGCGCGCTCTTCGGCGTCCATGTTCGGTCCCAATCCACGGCGCTCGAGCGCCTCCCCGGCAAGTGCGCCCATCGCGCCGGCTTTGATCGTCTGGTCGGGCGCGGCGAGCCGATCGAGCACCACCACGGACGCACCGCCGAGCACCAGTTCGATGGCCAAAAGAAGTCCCGTGGGCCCTGCGCCCACGATGGCGACATCTGCCGTTTCGTTTCGCATGAACTTGAGTCTAGTAAGAAAATTTATTGGATCAAATTTTAAGCCGGGTTAAGTTTTATCCCATGGCGAACGACGATGGCTTGCGGGCGCGGAAAAAGCGGGAAACGCGTGAGCTGATCTCCGCCGTGGCCACCGCGCTTTTCACCCAGCGCGGGTTCGACGCCGTGACCATCGCGGAGATCGCCGAGGTCGCCAACGTTTCCAAGGTTACCGTATTCAATTATTTCCCGCGCAAGGAGGACCTCTTCTTCGATCGCGAGGAGGAGATGCGTGAGGTCGCCCGCGACGCGCTTGCCCGCCGTCCGCGTGGTCGATCGCCATTGGCCGCCCTGTGCGATCTCGCGCGCGAGCTGCTGGAGCGTGAGCATCCCTTCGCCAAGTTCACGGACGGCGTTTCGCAATTCTGGAGCACGGTCGAGGCCAGTCCTTCGCTCCGCGCCCGGGCTCGCGAAATGCGGGACGAGTTCGACGTGGACCTCGCCGCCATGATCGCCGACGCGGTCGGGGAACGAAAGGACGACATCGTCGCGCGCATCCTCGCCACGGGCTTGTCGACAGCGTGGATTCTCGCCTACGCCGAGGCCATGCGCAGACACCGCCGGGGCGATGCCGCCTCCAAGGTGCGCGCGACGTTCTTGAAACGACTCGAGCGTGCCCTCACCGTCGTTCGCAACGGCACGAAGGGCACGCCCTACGAATGAGCGAAGCTCGTTCATTGCAAAAGTGGGTCGAATAGAACCCATCTCCATCTAGTTGCGATTCCTCGAAGGATCAGCCGTCTCGCGGCGCGCTCGAGCTCTTCCAGATCGAGGCTTGGTCCATCGAGCGTCGATTCTCCTCGACCCGCTTTGGCCGAGGATTACGATCGCTAGTTTGTTTGCCGACTCACACGGCAGTCGGATTCGTCGACTTGGAACCAGGAGGGCGATGATGGACAAGCAACCCGGCATCGGCATCAACGAAGGTGGGATCGCGG
It includes:
- a CDS encoding GNAT family N-acetyltransferase, which translates into the protein MKKSPPPSLAVFDEQIRRNAQPSTPGTRAEWDATILRHVNPDSDGECSVIWSELDAATADDAIAAQVAYFSRLGRSFEWKYHRHDGPSNLPERLVAAGFEAGEPESVMVANAADIAIDVILPESIRIETITDAAGIARMVALHDQVFGESRPDFGESLLAQLTDSPDSMVPLLVLDGDRPVCSARIEFHRGTEFASLWGGGTLESHRGRGIYRALVAHRARLAVDRSIRYLHVDAMPDSRPILERLGFIELTTTTPYIKSV
- a CDS encoding GH92 family glycosyl hydrolase gives rise to the protein MKVLRNSAPAAFSAVSISLGTLFFACSDSSDSPIGNPPGGSAHDAAPDAPSTAEGGAAIDAAGDAADAAPLEHYERLVNTFIGTKDDGNTFPGAAAPFGMTQVSPIGAHYAGYLYNNSIIKGFGHFFISGAGCWEQGGQISVLPTVGTLGPTGSDFDVSSPATFDHTKYGADYTHDGEVGQAGYFKVRLTKYGGIDAENTALTRATSERYTFGSAAQGNVFVNVGQANDKHDVKASSITVVDDHTLEGYVDTQSFCGGTRYKTYFQIKADRPFKAQGTWSPAGGDAHSKHSEGGEGLRGAWITFDTASEKSVTLTTAISHVDLDGARKNLNAEGMRDGKLKTFDAVRQESQAAWQRELARVKVDGGSSDQRTVFYTALYHAFLQPLTGNDVDGRYVGFDKAIHQASGFTYYEFFSLWDTYRAQNQFLALVLPSRARDIAKSILAIHDQGGWLPRWAYANFETNCMTGDPVTSFMADLWSYGLLQGEEEHAYQAMLQNAEQLPPADSRSQGRAGNTTYIPKGFAFYDKNFVKKGQDADPQHGGSATLEYAVSDCALSAMAKALNHTDDAARLQKRGQNWTAVWDDTVEDKDHGGPYKGFPRPRTQDGNFYTPPDKPYTPTSEDGFHEGTAWQYQWLVPQDAAGLAEKMGGREQATKRLDTFFAYDDLLVDPRKTAHEKWVVGPYAYYNQFRYNPNNEPDLHSAFMYAVLGQPYKTAVVLDAAQTLFTNAPNGVTGNDDLGTMSAWYLFDVMGLYPFMPGSGNFLLHPPRFARVDVQLENGQHIVLNAPGAGFDKVRFVDQVRVGGEVLDKVYVPVAKLQSGQVVDYTLTDQIRADGWGTASEAAPPSLCPVTH
- a CDS encoding TetR/AcrR family transcriptional regulator — translated: MANDDGLRARKKRETRELISAVATALFTQRGFDAVTIAEIAEVANVSKVTVFNYFPRKEDLFFDREEEMREVARDALARRPRGRSPLAALCDLARELLEREHPFAKFTDGVSQFWSTVEASPSLRARAREMRDEFDVDLAAMIADAVGERKDDIVARILATGLSTAWILAYAEAMRRHRRGDAASKVRATFLKRLERALTVVRNGTKGTPYE
- a CDS encoding FAD-dependent monooxygenase produces the protein MRNETADVAIVGAGPTGLLLAIELVLGGASVVVLDRLAAPDQTIKAGAMGALAGEALERRGLGPNMDAEERAMLDTVRAMAKSAGPEGEELAKRLGKIGGHFAGLFLIDQTRQREPHRRFRGVRQQALERILGERVRVMGIDVRREQEVIDFRDDGHGVTLDVRTPQGTRTLRCAYLVGCDGGRSIVRKRAGFEFPGTDPTITGHQAIVELDHPERLLPLGWRRTPVGMFAFGPVPGRIFVVQFDGPPPDRDAPITREEVEGALRRVSGADVRITAMQTATRFTDNARQATEYRRGRVLLAGDAAHVHSPFGGQGLNLGLLDAVNLGWKLAATVRGWAPAALLDTYTAERHGVAAAVLENTRAQIALMRPDVFTTALRKIVSDIMALDEGNRFFGDMLSGLPTRYDLGSDDPRVGRLVANLALSLPDGEAGLYSLMHEGTGLLVDGTGGAASALAAPWSARVRVVRVTAVSPASSLLVRPDGCIAWTGDGADTAGLESALARWFGAPHSP